A window from Nitrospirota bacterium encodes these proteins:
- a CDS encoding DUF3568 family protein — translation MKKFFRLTVLLLSLTCLWGCGAEVFLIGAGIGAGVGAGTYKYLEGSMTRDYPLAYTKAWETTNTALANLSITVSNSSNEGVKGNITAVRKDGTKVAIYITDRGQGVSTISVRVGNFGDKQDAQRIHEEIATVAGIK, via the coding sequence ATGAAGAAATTTTTTAGGTTAACCGTGCTACTGTTGTCATTAACTTGTTTGTGGGGCTGTGGTGCAGAGGTGTTTTTAATCGGAGCAGGGATTGGTGCAGGTGTGGGAGCAGGTACTTATAAGTATCTTGAAGGCAGTATGACTCGGGACTATCCCCTTGCCTATACCAAGGCCTGGGAGACAACGAACACTGCACTTGCCAATCTCTCTATAACAGTATCAAACAGTTCTAATGAAGGAGTTAAGGGCAACATAACGGCTGTTCGGAAAGACGGCACAAAGGTAGCTATATATATTACGGACAGGGGACAGGGAGTTTCCACTATTAGTGTGCGCGTTGGAAATTTCGGAGATAAACAGGATGCCCAGCGCATACATGAAGAAATAGCGACCGTGGCAGGGATAAAATAA
- the serC gene encoding 3-phosphoserine/phosphohydroxythreonine transaminase — MSRRYNFSAGPAMLPKEVLEKAASEMIDWRGSGMSIMEMSHRDKEFIAVAEKAEADLKELLAIPQNYKVLFLQGGASSQFAMVPMNLLRGRKTADYINTGQWSKKAISEAKRYCSVNIAATSEPTKFTTIPEPAEWSLNPEAAYVHYTPNETIGGVEFPYIPETGSVPLIADMSSTILSRPLNVSKFGVIYAGAQKNIGPAGLTIVIIREDLIGGELPSTPTMFSYKIHAENNSMYNTPPTYGWYIAGLVFEWIKQKGGLKAMAEINRRKAGKLYNFIDNSAFYKNPVSISCRSWMNVPFTLVKQELDKKFLEEAGKAGLVALKGHRSVGGLRASIYNAMPEQGIDALIEFMADFKKSNA, encoded by the coding sequence ATGTCACGCAGATATAATTTTAGCGCAGGACCGGCAATGCTTCCCAAGGAAGTGCTTGAGAAAGCTGCTTCAGAAATGATTGACTGGCGCGGCAGCGGTATGTCAATTATGGAAATGAGCCACCGCGACAAGGAATTTATTGCAGTTGCAGAAAAAGCCGAAGCAGACCTGAAAGAGCTTTTGGCAATACCGCAGAATTATAAGGTTTTGTTTCTTCAGGGCGGGGCTTCGTCTCAGTTTGCCATGGTGCCGATGAACCTTTTAAGAGGCCGGAAGACCGCTGATTATATTAATACGGGGCAGTGGTCAAAAAAGGCAATATCAGAGGCAAAGCGTTACTGTAGTGTAAATATTGCCGCGACAAGCGAGCCGACGAAATTTACAACAATACCTGAGCCCGCAGAATGGTCCCTGAATCCTGAGGCAGCTTATGTGCACTACACGCCTAATGAAACAATAGGTGGGGTTGAATTTCCGTATATTCCTGAAACAGGCAGCGTACCGCTAATTGCCGATATGTCTTCAACAATACTTTCACGGCCGCTAAATGTTTCAAAATTCGGAGTTATTTATGCCGGTGCGCAGAAAAACATAGGACCTGCAGGGCTGACAATTGTAATTATACGCGAAGATCTAATAGGCGGAGAACTGCCTAGCACCCCGACAATGTTCAGCTATAAAATTCATGCCGAAAACAACTCTATGTACAACACCCCGCCCACGTACGGCTGGTATATTGCAGGGCTTGTATTTGAATGGATTAAGCAAAAAGGCGGACTAAAGGCAATGGCAGAGATTAACAGGCGCAAGGCGGGGAAGCTCTATAATTTTATAGACAATTCCGCTTTTTATAAAAACCCGGTAAGCATTTCCTGCCGCTCTTGGATGAATGTGCCGTTTACGCTTGTCAAACAGGAGCTTGACAAGAAATTTCTTGAAGAGGCAGGCAAAGCCGGGCTTGTTGCGCTTAAGGGACACCGCTCTGTCGGAGGCCTGAGGGCGAGTATTTACAATGCCATGCCGGAGCAAGGCATTGATGCGCTTATTGAATTTATGGCGGACTTTAAAAAGAGCAATGCTTAA
- the bamD gene encoding outer membrane protein assembly factor BamD: protein MKTIQKHKRLLFLFLAVSILLSACGGKKEVAPVFNPDASFKQAAEKAKEGYYEEARKILEEVKAQDASGKYSPLAQIRIGDMYFEEGSYEEAAAEYERFLDIHSYHRYAYYAQYQLAMCYYRRIDTIDVSYGWARQALTEFEKLQTTYPRNPYMNVTESRIKECRNILAGFEFYVGEFYFKKESFNAAVLRFNQVLQKYPDSKKESDALYYLALSYKNLGDKDKAIEALNMLLDKHPTTRQADAAKKLMTTLK from the coding sequence ATGAAAACGATACAGAAGCACAAAAGGCTTTTATTTCTATTTCTTGCAGTTTCTATCCTCCTTTCTGCCTGCGGCGGCAAAAAAGAAGTAGCGCCTGTCTTTAATCCGGATGCGTCTTTTAAGCAGGCGGCGGAAAAGGCAAAGGAAGGCTATTATGAAGAAGCCAGAAAAATACTTGAAGAGGTAAAGGCACAGGATGCGTCAGGCAAATATTCTCCGCTGGCACAGATACGCATCGGAGATATGTATTTTGAGGAAGGCTCTTATGAGGAGGCGGCCGCCGAATACGAGCGATTTCTTGACATCCATTCTTATCACAGATATGCCTATTACGCTCAGTATCAGCTGGCCATGTGTTATTACAGGAGAATTGATACTATTGACGTAAGTTATGGATGGGCGCGGCAAGCCTTAACGGAATTTGAAAAACTTCAGACGACATATCCGCGCAATCCTTATATGAATGTTACTGAAAGCAGGATAAAGGAGTGCAGGAATATCCTTGCAGGGTTTGAATTTTATGTCGGAGAGTTTTATTTTAAGAAGGAGTCCTTTAATGCGGCTGTACTGCGGTTTAATCAGGTGCTTCAGAAATATCCCGATTCAAAAAAAGAAAGCGATGCGCTTTATTATCTGGCGCTGTCTTACAAAAACCTTGGGGATAAAGACAAAGCCATAGAGGCGCTTAACATGCTTCTTGATAAGCATCCGACAACAAGGCAGGCTGATGCAGCGAAAAAACTGATGACAACTTTAAAATGA
- a CDS encoding phosphoglycerate dehydrogenase → MKVLVSDSISEKGVNILKKAGFDVTVKTGLKPEELKAEIGTYDALIVRSATKVTADIISAAKNLKVIGRAGSGLDNVDKNAATKQGIVVMNTPGGNTITTAEHTMALLFSMARLIPQATASMKSGKWEKKKFMGIELYNKTLGIIGFGNIGAHVARMAHGIGMNVITFDPFLNEEKAKTLGVKVVELDELIQKSDFITIHTPLTNETKYLINAEKIAMMKDGVRIINAARGGIVDEKALYNALKSGKVGGAALDVFEKEPSDTVSCPLLESDNIICTPHLGAATEEAQENVAIAIAEQIVEYLVSGTIRNAVNFPSVPSDALPRLQPYINLAERLGSFLSQGINGGINEVTIEFMGEVTKLTLAPITIAVLKGILTPILEETVNFVNAPLIAKERGIAVREITTTEAGDYHSMLKVRVKVDSKEHIVAGVLYGKKEPRIITINDFAIEVVPEGAMLVLSNVDKPGVIGNVGTLLGKNNINIARMQFGREQLGGRAISVVSIDTPASKEILAEIKKLPNVLSVKQIYLPV, encoded by the coding sequence ATGAAAGTTCTTGTAAGCGACAGCATATCTGAGAAAGGCGTTAATATTCTAAAAAAAGCCGGGTTTGATGTAACCGTAAAGACAGGGCTTAAGCCCGAGGAGCTTAAGGCGGAGATCGGCACATACGACGCCCTTATCGTAAGAAGCGCCACAAAGGTGACGGCAGACATCATAAGCGCCGCCAAAAACCTGAAGGTTATAGGACGCGCAGGCTCGGGGCTTGACAATGTTGATAAAAACGCCGCCACCAAGCAGGGCATTGTGGTGATGAACACGCCCGGCGGCAATACAATTACCACAGCCGAGCACACAATGGCGCTGCTTTTTTCCATGGCGAGGCTCATACCGCAGGCAACGGCCTCCATGAAAAGCGGCAAGTGGGAAAAGAAAAAATTTATGGGTATTGAGCTTTACAATAAGACGCTTGGAATAATAGGTTTTGGCAATATCGGCGCCCATGTGGCGCGTATGGCTCACGGCATAGGGATGAATGTAATTACCTTTGACCCGTTTTTGAATGAGGAAAAGGCAAAAACGCTGGGCGTTAAGGTCGTGGAGCTTGACGAATTAATACAAAAATCGGATTTTATAACCATACACACACCGCTTACAAACGAAACAAAATATCTTATCAATGCGGAAAAAATTGCCATGATGAAAGATGGCGTGAGGATTATTAATGCCGCAAGAGGCGGAATTGTTGATGAAAAGGCGCTTTACAATGCGCTGAAGTCAGGCAAGGTAGGCGGCGCTGCGCTGGATGTCTTTGAAAAGGAGCCGTCTGACACCGTGTCCTGTCCGCTGCTTGAGAGTGATAACATTATCTGCACCCCGCATCTCGGCGCAGCCACAGAAGAGGCGCAGGAAAATGTTGCAATTGCCATTGCAGAGCAGATAGTAGAATACCTTGTCTCAGGGACCATCAGAAATGCGGTCAACTTCCCCTCGGTGCCTTCAGATGCCCTGCCGAGACTTCAGCCTTACATAAATCTTGCGGAAAGGCTCGGCAGTTTCCTCTCACAGGGTATAAACGGCGGCATTAATGAGGTCACAATAGAGTTTATGGGCGAGGTGACGAAGCTTACGCTTGCGCCAATAACAATTGCCGTGTTAAAGGGGATTCTGACGCCCATACTTGAGGAAACGGTCAATTTTGTAAATGCGCCCTTAATTGCAAAGGAACGCGGCATTGCCGTCAGAGAAATTACTACAACCGAGGCCGGTGATTATCACAGCATGCTTAAGGTCAGGGTAAAGGTTGATTCAAAGGAACACATTGTCGCAGGCGTGCTTTACGGCAAGAAAGAACCGCGCATCATAACAATAAATGATTTTGCCATAGAAGTAGTCCCCGAGGGGGCGATGCTGGTGCTGTCAAATGTTGACAAGCCCGGCGTAATTGGGAACGTAGGCACACTGCTTGGCAAAAACAATATCAATATCGCACGGATGCAGTTTGGGAGGGAGCAGTTAGGCGGCAGGGCCATATCTGTTGTCAGCATAGATACGCCTGCGTCAAAAGAAATACTTGCAGAGATAAAAAAACTTCCCAATGTCCTTTCCGTAAAACAGATTTATCTGCCGGTATAA
- a CDS encoding adenylosuccinate synthase: protein MANIVVVGAQWGDEGKGKIVDLMSEDADVIARYQGGHNAGHTVVIKDKKFVLHLIPSGILHKNKICIIGNGVVIDPGALIEEIEGLKKKGIIAGKNLFVSGNAHVIMPYHVAIEAACEQSKGSKKIGTTGRGIGPAYVDKASRAGIRMLDLLDAGVFREKLRANLQNMNYILENRYKSKRLSLGKIYSDYMKYVGYLSPFITDTSVLINKFIDKGKNILFEGAQGTLLDVDHGTYPYVTSSNASAGGVCTGLGVAPTKIDGIVGVMKAYTTRVGSGPFPTELKDKLGEALRAKGGEYGATTGRPRRCGWFDAVSLRHARRINDFTGIAMTKLDVLDEVEKIKVCVAYKYENLKQDCKCSIKGKPCKYTDVPQSLRGLERCEPVYKELPGWKKNTLGVKKLKDLPKQARAYIDYVEDLLNVGIDMISTGQKRDEIIVRRNPMKAYRRR, encoded by the coding sequence ATGGCTAATATTGTAGTTGTCGGCGCCCAGTGGGGCGATGAAGGAAAAGGCAAAATTGTTGACCTGATGTCTGAAGACGCCGATGTCATAGCGCGGTATCAGGGCGGGCACAATGCCGGGCATACCGTTGTTATAAAGGATAAAAAGTTTGTGCTGCATCTTATCCCCTCAGGAATACTGCATAAAAATAAAATCTGCATCATAGGCAACGGTGTTGTCATTGACCCCGGAGCGCTTATTGAAGAAATAGAAGGACTGAAGAAAAAGGGGATTATCGCCGGCAAAAATCTTTTTGTGAGCGGTAATGCCCATGTCATTATGCCGTACCATGTTGCAATTGAGGCCGCCTGCGAACAATCAAAGGGTTCAAAAAAGATTGGAACGACCGGCAGGGGCATAGGGCCTGCCTATGTTGACAAGGCATCAAGGGCAGGGATAAGGATGCTGGACCTGCTTGACGCCGGCGTATTCAGGGAAAAACTTCGCGCAAATCTGCAAAATATGAATTATATCCTTGAAAACAGGTATAAAAGCAAAAGACTCAGCTTGGGAAAGATATATTCTGATTATATGAAATATGTCGGCTACCTGTCCCCGTTTATTACTGACACAAGTGTGCTTATTAACAAATTTATTGATAAAGGCAAAAACATCCTTTTTGAAGGCGCTCAGGGCACACTTCTTGACGTGGACCACGGGACATATCCTTATGTGACTTCATCAAATGCTTCTGCCGGCGGTGTTTGCACCGGGCTTGGCGTGGCTCCGACAAAGATAGACGGAATCGTGGGTGTAATGAAGGCTTATACGACACGGGTGGGAAGCGGGCCGTTTCCGACAGAATTAAAAGACAAGCTTGGCGAGGCGCTGCGGGCAAAAGGCGGAGAATACGGCGCAACAACCGGAAGGCCGAGGAGGTGCGGCTGGTTTGATGCGGTAAGCCTGCGGCATGCAAGAAGGATAAACGACTTTACCGGGATTGCCATGACAAAACTGGATGTGCTGGACGAAGTTGAAAAAATAAAGGTCTGTGTCGCTTATAAATATGAAAACCTCAAACAGGACTGCAAGTGCAGCATAAAAGGCAAACCATGCAAGTATACGGATGTGCCGCAGTCGCTCAGGGGGCTTGAAAGATGCGAGCCTGTTTACAAAGAGCTTCCGGGATGGAAGAAAAACACGCTCGGAGTAAAAAAACTGAAAGATTTGCCGAAGCAGGCAAGGGCATATATTGATTATGTTGAAGACCTGCTTAATGTGGGAATTGACATGATCTCTACAGGTCAGAAACGGGATGAAATTATTGTGCGTAGAAACCCTATGAAAGCATACAGGCGGCGATAA
- a CDS encoding bifunctional precorrin-2 dehydrogenase/sirohydrochlorin ferrochelatase codes for MNYYPVYLNLRGKKAVVAGGGNVAERKALALLKAGAAVAVVSPELTERLGYLKKKGKITHIRRQYKKGDLRNAFIVVACTSSEKTNTEIARNAKCLVNVVGTPSEGNFIVPSTVKRGHLTIAVSTGGVSPAVSKAIRKELEKLYGREFAHYLRALVQMRRKAIKKIKDIKKRRKKFKDLASEEMFNILRSKGFKAASEKVRQLFDRG; via the coding sequence ATGAACTACTATCCGGTATATTTAAATCTTAGAGGTAAAAAAGCGGTTGTTGCCGGCGGCGGCAATGTTGCGGAAAGAAAAGCGCTGGCCCTGCTGAAGGCAGGCGCCGCTGTTGCGGTTGTCAGCCCAGAGCTTACGGAACGGCTGGGATATCTGAAAAAAAAGGGCAAAATAACTCATATCAGAAGACAGTATAAAAAAGGCGACCTCAGGAATGCATTTATCGTTGTCGCCTGCACTTCTTCGGAAAAGACCAATACAGAAATTGCCCGCAATGCAAAGTGCCTTGTAAATGTCGTTGGTACGCCTTCAGAGGGGAACTTTATTGTCCCCTCTACGGTAAAAAGAGGACATTTGACTATTGCCGTTTCAACGGGAGGCGTAAGCCCGGCGGTTTCAAAGGCCATCAGGAAAGAGCTTGAAAAGCTTTACGGCAGGGAGTTTGCGCATTATCTCAGGGCGCTTGTACAGATGCGCAGGAAGGCAATTAAGAAAATAAAAGACATCAAAAAAAGAAGAAAGAAATTTAAAGACCTTGCCTCAGAGGAAATGTTTAATATTCTCAGGAGCAAGGGCTTTAAAGCCGCCAGTGAGAAAGTAAGACAGTTATTTGATAGGGGATAA